The following are from one region of the Silene latifolia isolate original U9 population chromosome 9, ASM4854445v1, whole genome shotgun sequence genome:
- the LOC141601039 gene encoding protein FAR1-RELATED SEQUENCE 9-like, translating into MVIPGCQPCLEKGGNGSQLIFVMFLWVVYYEQLNVKESNNFFKHFENAHGTLVEFLMRFQSAIDVQRHTQKQLDRDDDCTLPQLATSLKLEAHASKVYTNAAFSDFQVEASASICSLSVGGFTPPANGVELIGIADAKTQKTYQVVYNSLTNDAKCSCKLFN; encoded by the coding sequence atGGTAATTCCTGGTTGTCAACCATGTTTAGAAAAAGGAGGAAATGGATCCCAACTTATTTTCGTGATGTTCCTATGGGTTGTCTATTACGAACAACTCAACGTTAAAGAGTCGAATAATTTTTTCAAGCATTTTGAAAATGCACATGGTACACTTGTTGAATTCTTGATGCGGTTTCAAAGTGCCATTGATGTACAgcgccatactcaaaaacaacttGATAGAGACGATGATTGTACTCTTCCACAATTAGCGACTTCTCTTAAGTTGGAAGCTCATGCTTCCAAGGTTTATACAAATGCTGCTTTCTCAGATTTTCAAGTAGAAGCTTCTGCTTCTATTTGTTCCCTTAGTGTTGGTGGCTTCACACCACCTGCAAACGGTGTAGAATTAATTGGTATTGCTGATGCCAAAACACAGAAGACCTACCAAGTCGTCTACAATTCTCTAACGAATGACGCTAAATGTTCTTGCAAGTTGTTCAACTAG